The following coding sequences lie in one Lemur catta isolate mLemCat1 chromosome 11, mLemCat1.pri, whole genome shotgun sequence genomic window:
- the PRPS1L1 gene encoding ribose-phosphate pyrophosphokinase 3 — MPSIKIFSGSSHQDLSQKIADRLGLELGKVVTKKFSNQETCVEIGESVRGEDVYIVQSGCGEINDSLMELLLMINACKIASASRVTAVIPCFPYARQDKKDKSRGPISAKLVANMLSIAGADHIITMDLHSSQIQGFFDIPVDNLYAEPAVLKWIRENISEWRTCTIVSPDAGGAKRVTSIADQLNVDFALIHKERKKANEVDRMVLVGDVKNRVAILVDDMADTCGTICHAADKLLSAGATTVYAILTHGIFSGPAISRINNACFEAVVVTNTIPQEDKMKHCSKIQVIDISMILAEAIRRIHNGESVSYLFSHVPL; from the coding sequence ATGCCGAGTATCAAAATCTTCAGTGGCAGCTCCCACCAGGACTTGTCCCAGAAAATTGCTGACCGCCTGGGCCTGGAGCTAGGCAAGGTGGTAACTAAAAAATTCAGCAACCAGGAGACCTGCGTGGAAATTGGCGAGAGTGTGCGTGGAGAGGATGTCTACATCGTTCAGAGTGGTTGTGGCGAAATCAACGACAGTCTGATGGAGCTTTTGCTCATGATTAATGCCTGCAAGATTGCTTCAGCTAGCAGAGTTACTGCAGTCATCCCATGCTTCCCTTACGCCCGACAGGATAAGAAGGATAAGAGCCGGGGCCCAATCTCTGCCAAGCTTGTTGCAAATATGCTGTCTATAGCAGGCGCAGATCATATCATCACCATGGACTTACATTCTTCTCAAATTCAGGGCTTTTTTGATATCCCAGTAGACAATTTGTATGCAGAGCCAGCTGTCCTGAAGTGGATAAGGGAGAATATCTCAGAGTGGAGGACCTGCACTATTGTCTCGCCTGATGCTGGTGGAGCTAAGAGAGTGACCTCCATTGCAGACCAGTTGAATGTGGACTTTGCTTTGattcacaaagaaagaaagaaggccaATGAGGTGGACCGCATGGTGTTGGTGGGAGACGTGAAGAATCGTGTGGCTATCCTTGTGGATGATATGGCAGACACTTGTGGTACAATCTGCCACGCAGCTGACAAACTTCTCTCAGCTGGAGCCACCACAGTTTATGCGATTTTAACTCATGGAATCTTTTCTGGCCCAGCCATTTCTCGGATCAACAATGCATGCTTTGAAGCAGTAGTAGTCACCAATACCATACCTCAAGAGGATAAGATGAAGCATTGCTCCAAAATACAGGTGATTGACATCTCCATGATCCTTGCAGAAGCTATCAGGAGAATTCACAATGGGGAATCTGTTTCCTACCTGTTCAGCCATGTTCCTTTATAA